The Microbacterium limosum genome contains a region encoding:
- a CDS encoding LysR family transcriptional regulator: MVRGSGSITLQQLHYFIEVAAEGSISAAADLLYVSQPTMSAAMKDLESRVGRSLLVRSARGVTLTADGAEFLGYARQVTEQVELLEQRYLGRPPSRRLLGVSAQHYSFVVDAFVRMVKGSDAAEYEFSLRETRTWDIIEDVRTLRSELGILYRNDFNRNVIDKLLRDSGLAFHPLFFAAPHIFISRKNPLASRDRVTLADLADLPRLTFDQGANNSFYFAEEILSTLSGKQEIRVSDRATIFNLMIGLDGYTISTGIISDDLDPEIAAVPLDVDERIEIGWIGHSAIPLTEQAQRYLGELRLVAAEFGVALLDES, from the coding sequence ATGGTTCGGGGATCGGGCTCCATCACGCTGCAGCAGCTCCATTACTTCATCGAGGTCGCCGCGGAGGGGTCGATCAGTGCCGCCGCCGACTTGCTCTACGTCTCCCAGCCGACGATGTCCGCGGCGATGAAGGACCTCGAGAGCCGCGTGGGCCGCTCCCTCCTCGTCCGCTCCGCCCGCGGCGTGACGCTCACCGCCGATGGTGCGGAGTTCCTGGGATACGCCAGGCAGGTCACCGAGCAGGTAGAGCTGCTCGAGCAGCGCTACCTGGGCCGGCCGCCGTCGCGTCGCCTGCTGGGGGTGTCGGCGCAGCACTATTCCTTCGTGGTCGACGCGTTCGTCCGGATGGTGAAGGGCAGCGACGCAGCCGAGTACGAGTTCTCGCTGCGGGAGACGCGCACGTGGGACATCATCGAGGACGTCCGGACGCTGCGCAGCGAGCTCGGCATCCTCTACCGCAACGACTTCAACCGGAACGTCATCGACAAGCTCCTCCGGGACTCCGGGCTCGCGTTCCACCCCCTCTTCTTCGCCGCGCCGCACATCTTCATCTCCCGCAAGAACCCCCTCGCCTCTCGGGATCGCGTGACCCTTGCCGATCTCGCCGACCTGCCGCGCCTCACCTTCGACCAGGGGGCGAACAACTCGTTCTACTTCGCCGAGGAGATCCTCTCCACCCTGTCGGGCAAGCAGGAGATCCGCGTCTCCGACCGCGCGACGATCTTCAACCTCATGATCGGTCTCGACGGCTACACGATCTCGACGGGCATCATCAGCGACGACCTCGACCCGGAGATCGCCGCCGTCCCGCTCGACGTCGACGAGCGCATCGAGATCGGCTGGATCGGCCACTCTGCGATCCCGCTCACAGAGCAGGCCCAGCGCTATCTCGGGGAGCTGCGGCTCGTCGCGGCCGAGTTCGGTGTGGCGCTGCTCGACGAGTCGTGA
- a CDS encoding cupin domain-containing protein produces the protein MTSPHVASLAGAEPVFASELGQIRELTAASFTILRRMSIRQTVLEPGAIREPQWNLNANQLAYVTRGRVLVSLLGNADDFASSVVEAGQMFHVESGSVFHIANIAEEASEIVAALRSGAPEHFSFAAGVNAMTDAVLGTARRRRRSPAKCLPWRSRCPSANCLCCPTLRSTP, from the coding sequence ATGACTTCACCGCACGTCGCCTCGCTCGCCGGGGCGGAACCCGTCTTCGCCAGCGAGCTCGGTCAGATCCGTGAGCTCACCGCTGCGTCGTTTACGATCCTGCGGCGCATGTCCATCCGGCAGACGGTGCTGGAGCCCGGCGCGATCCGCGAGCCGCAGTGGAACCTGAACGCGAACCAGCTGGCGTACGTCACCCGGGGCCGGGTGCTTGTGTCGCTGCTGGGCAACGCGGACGACTTCGCCAGCTCCGTCGTGGAGGCGGGGCAGATGTTCCATGTCGAGTCGGGCAGCGTCTTCCACATCGCGAACATCGCGGAGGAGGCCTCCGAGATCGTCGCCGCCCTGCGGTCGGGTGCGCCGGAGCACTTCTCCTTCGCCGCAGGCGTCAACGCCATGACGGATGCGGTACTGGGTACCGCGCGACGGCGTCGGCGTTCTCCCGCGAAGTGCTTGCCGTGGCGTTCTCGGTGCCCGAGCGCGAACTGCCTTTGCTGCCCTACACTCCGGTCGACCCCCTGA
- the thrS gene encoding threonine--tRNA ligase: MTDLRPAEDVSFPADGFALFPDRSVVALRVNGELKDLATTVTAADEVEAVTIDSPDGLSILRHSTAHVLAQAVQRVSPQANLGIGPPITDGFYYDFGVDEPFTPEDLKAIKKEMERIVREGQRFVRRVVSDDEARAELADEPFKLELIGLKGGSKDAAEGASVEVGAGELTIYDNVDREGTTVWKDLCRGPHVPSTRMVGNGWALTRIAGAYWRGSEKNPQLQRIYGTAWPTKDELRAYQERLEEAAKRDHRKLGKELDLFSFPDEIGSGLSVWHPKGGIIRGEMEQHARRRHVEGGYTYVYTPHISKEDLFLQSNHLVTYREGMFPPIRMDEEVDAEGRVTKNGTDYYLKPMNCPMHILIYKERGRSYRDLPMRLAENGTVYRNELSGALHGLTRVRGFTQDDSHLFVTPEQLESEATRVLEFVISMLRDFGLDDFELELSMRDDEKSKWIGSEEFWEYSTNALRNVAVASGLKLTEVPGEAAFYGPKIDLKTKDAIGRTWQLSTVQVDPNLPERFGLEYTDRDGQKKRPIMIHRALFGSIERFFAILLEHYAGAFPLWLAPVQVVGIPVAEEYADYLDDVITRLRQAGVRAELDRSDDRMQKKIRTHTTMKVPVQLIAGEADRSAGTVSFRFRDGSQTNGVPIDEAISTIERAIASHIQVSTAEDLV, translated from the coding sequence TTGACTGATCTGCGCCCCGCGGAGGACGTGTCGTTCCCCGCCGACGGTTTCGCCCTGTTCCCCGACCGCTCCGTCGTCGCCCTCCGCGTCAACGGCGAGCTGAAGGACCTGGCGACGACGGTGACCGCGGCCGACGAGGTGGAGGCCGTCACGATCGACAGCCCCGACGGCCTGTCGATCCTGCGCCACTCCACCGCCCACGTGCTCGCGCAGGCGGTGCAGCGCGTCAGCCCGCAGGCGAACCTCGGCATCGGCCCCCCGATCACCGATGGCTTCTACTACGACTTCGGCGTCGATGAGCCCTTCACCCCCGAGGATCTGAAGGCCATTAAGAAGGAGATGGAGCGCATCGTCCGCGAGGGGCAGCGCTTCGTCCGCCGCGTCGTCTCGGACGACGAGGCCCGCGCCGAACTCGCCGACGAGCCCTTCAAGCTCGAGCTCATCGGGCTCAAGGGCGGGTCGAAGGATGCCGCGGAGGGCGCCTCCGTCGAGGTCGGAGCCGGCGAGCTGACGATCTACGACAACGTCGATCGCGAGGGCACGACCGTCTGGAAGGACCTGTGCCGCGGTCCCCACGTTCCGAGCACGCGGATGGTCGGCAACGGCTGGGCGCTCACCCGCATCGCGGGTGCGTACTGGCGTGGCAGCGAGAAGAACCCGCAGCTGCAGCGCATCTACGGAACCGCGTGGCCCACGAAGGACGAGCTGCGCGCCTATCAGGAGCGCCTTGAGGAAGCTGCGAAGCGGGATCACCGCAAGCTCGGCAAGGAACTGGACCTCTTCTCTTTCCCCGACGAGATCGGCTCCGGGCTGTCGGTGTGGCACCCCAAGGGCGGGATCATCCGCGGCGAGATGGAGCAGCACGCGCGTCGCCGCCACGTCGAGGGCGGCTACACCTACGTGTACACGCCGCACATCTCAAAGGAGGACCTCTTCCTCCAGTCGAACCACCTCGTGACCTACCGCGAGGGCATGTTCCCGCCGATCCGGATGGACGAGGAGGTGGATGCCGAGGGCCGCGTCACCAAGAACGGCACGGACTACTACCTCAAGCCCATGAACTGCCCGATGCACATCCTGATCTACAAGGAGCGCGGTCGCAGCTATCGCGACCTGCCCATGCGGCTTGCGGAGAACGGCACCGTCTACCGCAACGAACTCTCGGGCGCGCTTCATGGGCTCACCCGCGTGCGCGGCTTCACGCAGGACGATTCGCACCTGTTCGTGACCCCTGAGCAGCTGGAGTCCGAGGCGACCCGCGTGCTGGAGTTCGTCATCTCGATGCTGCGCGACTTCGGCCTCGACGACTTCGAGCTCGAGCTGTCGATGCGCGACGACGAGAAGTCCAAGTGGATCGGCTCGGAGGAGTTCTGGGAGTACTCCACGAACGCGCTGCGCAACGTGGCGGTCGCGAGCGGACTCAAGCTCACCGAGGTGCCGGGCGAGGCGGCGTTCTACGGCCCCAAGATCGACCTGAAGACCAAGGACGCGATCGGGCGCACCTGGCAGCTGTCCACGGTGCAGGTCGACCCGAACCTCCCCGAGCGCTTCGGCCTCGAGTACACCGACCGCGATGGGCAGAAGAAGCGTCCCATCATGATCCACCGAGCCCTGTTCGGCTCCATCGAGCGGTTCTTCGCGATCCTGCTCGAGCACTACGCGGGGGCGTTCCCGCTGTGGCTGGCGCCCGTACAGGTGGTCGGCATCCCCGTGGCGGAGGAGTACGCCGACTACCTCGACGACGTGATCACGCGACTCCGTCAGGCGGGAGTGCGTGCCGAGCTCGACCGATCCGACGACCGGATGCAGAAGAAGATCCGCACCCACACGACGATGAAGGTCCCCGTGCAGCTCATCGCGGGGGAGGCCGACCGCTCGGCCGGCACCGTGTCGTTCCGCTTCCGCGACGGGTCGCAGACGAACGGCGTGCCGATCGACGAGGCGATCTCGACGATCGAGCGGGCGATCGCGTCCCACATCCAGGTGTCCACCGCCGAGGACCTCGTGTGA
- a CDS encoding HIT domain-containing protein codes for MIEPGDGLVDAANLAGVPDEFQRLWTPHRMAYIQAGPDALNDDCPFCAAPGMSDEDALIVARGRTAYVLLNLFPYNSGHLLVCPYRHIPMYDDATPEEVAEIGALTQTGMRVLREVSRCHGFNLGMNQGQVAGAGIAGHLHQHIVPRWATDANFFPIIAKTKALPQLLGEVRSAVAGAWPAAS; via the coding sequence GTGATCGAGCCCGGCGACGGACTCGTGGATGCCGCGAACCTCGCGGGCGTGCCCGACGAGTTCCAGCGCCTGTGGACGCCCCACCGGATGGCCTACATCCAGGCCGGCCCCGATGCGTTGAACGACGACTGCCCCTTCTGCGCCGCGCCCGGCATGAGCGACGAGGACGCCCTCATCGTCGCCCGCGGGCGCACGGCGTACGTGCTGCTGAACCTCTTCCCGTACAACTCGGGGCACCTCCTGGTGTGCCCCTATCGCCACATCCCGATGTACGACGACGCGACGCCCGAAGAGGTCGCCGAGATCGGCGCCCTCACGCAGACCGGCATGCGTGTGCTGCGGGAGGTGTCGCGGTGCCACGGCTTCAACCTCGGCATGAATCAGGGCCAGGTGGCGGGCGCCGGCATCGCGGGCCACCTGCACCAGCACATCGTGCCCCGCTGGGCGACCGATGCGAACTTCTTCCCGATCATCGCGAAGACCAAGGCGCTGCCGCAGCTGCTCGGCGAGGTACGCAGCGCGGTCGCCGGGGCCTGGCCCGCGGCATCCTGA
- the pdxY gene encoding pyridoxal kinase PdxY — protein MKVLSIQSAVAYGHVGNSAAVFPLQRIGVEVLPVYTVNFSNHTGYGQWRGPLISPDDVRDVITGIEERGVLPQIDVVLSGYQGGEGIADVVLDAVARVKEANPDAVYACDPVMGNAVSGCFVAPAIPVLLRDRVVPAADIITPNQFELGFLTGTEPADLDSTLEAVDAARAMGPRTVLVTSVERPDRPEGTIEMLAVTDDGAWIAQTPRIPMKANGSGDVTAALFTAHLTRTGDAADALARTTSSVFDLLERTHDSGARELALVESQESYASPRMQFAVTRVR, from the coding sequence GTGAAGGTGCTCTCTATCCAGTCCGCCGTGGCGTACGGCCACGTCGGCAACTCCGCCGCCGTGTTCCCCCTCCAGCGCATCGGAGTGGAGGTGCTGCCGGTGTACACGGTCAACTTCTCCAACCACACAGGCTACGGCCAGTGGCGCGGCCCGCTCATCTCCCCCGACGACGTCCGCGACGTCATCACGGGCATCGAGGAACGCGGCGTGCTGCCGCAGATCGACGTCGTGCTCTCGGGATACCAGGGCGGCGAGGGCATCGCGGATGTCGTCCTCGACGCGGTCGCGCGGGTGAAGGAGGCCAACCCCGACGCCGTCTACGCGTGCGACCCCGTCATGGGAAACGCCGTCTCCGGCTGCTTCGTCGCCCCCGCCATCCCCGTGCTCCTGCGCGATCGCGTCGTGCCGGCGGCCGACATCATCACGCCGAACCAGTTCGAGCTGGGGTTCCTCACGGGCACGGAGCCCGCCGACCTCGACTCGACCCTCGAGGCCGTCGACGCCGCGCGCGCCATGGGCCCCCGCACGGTGCTCGTGACCAGCGTGGAACGACCCGACCGCCCGGAGGGCACGATCGAGATGCTCGCCGTGACCGACGACGGCGCGTGGATCGCGCAGACCCCGCGCATCCCCATGAAGGCGAACGGCTCGGGCGATGTCACCGCGGCGCTGTTCACGGCTCACCTGACGCGCACGGGGGATGCCGCGGACGCGCTGGCCCGCACGACGTCGAGCGTCTTCGACCTGCTCGAGCGCACCCACGACTCCGGCGCCCGCGAGCTGGCGCTGGTGGAGTCGCAGGAGTCGTACGCGAGCCCCCGGATGCAGTTCGCCGTCACGCGGGTGCGCTGA
- a CDS encoding aminotransferase class I/II-fold pyridoxal phosphate-dependent enzyme, whose protein sequence is MTSRITGTSAVEIADSVRGLLERARLAPGEPLPPVRALADELGVNRNTVVAAYRQLAAAGLIVTRGRAGTRVADRSPVAQEGFSAPSSLHDVGTGNPDPRLIPDPSIALAAAAGRPVLYGEPVIDEGLESWAGDWMRADVGDRPLRLTVTSGAVDAVERLLAQALARDDAVALEDPCFLASIQTVRLGGYRAVPVPVDAEGMTVDGLRAALAQGVRAVVCTPRAQNPTGASVSAERAAQLRAVLAEYPYVLVVEDDHFSLLSQRPYHSLVGPDHRRWALVRSVSKFLGPDMCLALVASDPHTAERLALRLSPGTTWVSHLLQRIVGHLVTDDGARSRIRAAARHYTDRNASFVRRLARHGITATLGDGLNIWVRLPVDAAAVSPHLRRRGWLVRTGDEFVLADGAAASHVRLTVHGLSDADADRLAADLSDACDEALGAARAPTRVG, encoded by the coding sequence ATGACGTCACGGATCACCGGAACCTCCGCGGTCGAGATCGCCGACAGCGTGAGGGGCCTTCTGGAGCGCGCTCGACTCGCCCCGGGCGAACCCCTGCCGCCCGTGCGCGCGCTCGCCGACGAGCTGGGCGTCAACCGCAACACCGTCGTGGCCGCGTACCGACAGCTCGCGGCCGCCGGACTCATCGTCACGAGAGGCCGTGCGGGCACCCGGGTCGCAGACCGCTCCCCCGTCGCCCAGGAGGGCTTCTCGGCACCGAGCTCGCTGCACGACGTCGGCACCGGCAATCCGGATCCCCGGCTCATCCCCGACCCCTCGATCGCGCTCGCCGCCGCGGCCGGGCGCCCCGTGCTCTACGGAGAGCCAGTCATCGACGAGGGCCTCGAGAGCTGGGCCGGCGACTGGATGCGCGCGGACGTCGGCGACCGCCCCCTACGGCTGACGGTCACCAGCGGCGCGGTCGACGCGGTCGAACGTCTGCTCGCGCAGGCGCTGGCCCGCGACGACGCCGTCGCCCTCGAGGACCCGTGCTTCCTCGCGAGCATTCAGACCGTGCGCCTCGGCGGGTACCGCGCCGTGCCGGTGCCGGTGGATGCCGAGGGCATGACGGTCGACGGACTCCGCGCCGCTCTCGCCCAGGGCGTGCGCGCCGTCGTCTGCACCCCGCGGGCGCAGAACCCGACGGGAGCGAGCGTCTCCGCCGAGCGGGCCGCGCAGCTGCGCGCCGTGCTCGCCGAGTACCCCTACGTGCTCGTGGTCGAGGACGATCACTTCTCCCTCCTCTCGCAGCGGCCCTATCACTCCCTCGTCGGGCCCGACCACCGCCGGTGGGCGCTGGTGCGCTCGGTGTCGAAGTTCCTCGGCCCCGACATGTGCCTGGCCCTCGTCGCGTCCGACCCGCACACGGCGGAGAGGCTCGCGCTGCGCCTGAGCCCCGGAACGACGTGGGTGAGCCACCTGCTGCAGCGGATCGTCGGGCATCTCGTCACCGACGACGGTGCTCGATCCCGTATCCGCGCCGCCGCTCGGCACTACACCGATCGCAACGCATCGTTCGTGCGGCGGCTCGCGCGGCACGGGATCACCGCCACCCTGGGCGACGGCCTCAACATCTGGGTCCGCCTCCCCGTCGACGCCGCGGCGGTGTCGCCGCACCTGCGCCGCCGCGGGTGGCTCGTGCGCACGGGAGACGAGTTCGTCCTCGCCGACGGGGCCGCGGCATCCCATGTCCGGCTGACGGTGCACGGCCTCTCCGACGCCGACGCGGACCGCCTCGCGGCCGACCTCTCCGACGCGTGCGACGAGGCCCTCGGCGCGGCGCGCGCCCCGACGAGGGTGGGATGA
- the pdxS gene encoding pyridoxal 5'-phosphate synthase lyase subunit PdxS — translation MTSSTTGSSRVKRGLAEMLKGGVIMDVVTADQAKIAEDAGAVAVMALERVPADIRAQGGVSRMSDPDMIESIIEAVSIPVMAKARIGHFVEAQVLQELGVDYIDESEVLSPADYVNHIDKWGFTVPFVCGATNLGEALRRITEGAAMIRSKGEAGTGDVSEATKHIRTITAEINRLRSMTKDELYVAAKDLQAPYELVAEVAETGTLPVVLFTAGGVATPADAAMMMQLGADGVFVGSGIFKSGNPAQRAAAVVKATTFFDDPKVIADVSRGLGEAMVGINVADLPAPHRLAERGW, via the coding sequence ATGACCTCCTCCACCACGGGCTCATCCCGCGTCAAGCGCGGCCTCGCCGAGATGCTCAAGGGCGGCGTCATCATGGACGTCGTCACGGCCGACCAGGCGAAGATCGCCGAGGATGCCGGGGCCGTCGCCGTCATGGCGCTGGAGCGCGTCCCCGCCGACATCCGCGCCCAGGGCGGCGTGTCGCGCATGAGCGATCCCGACATGATCGAGAGCATCATCGAGGCGGTGTCGATCCCCGTCATGGCGAAGGCGCGCATCGGCCACTTCGTCGAGGCGCAGGTGCTGCAGGAGCTGGGCGTGGACTACATCGACGAGTCCGAGGTGCTCTCGCCCGCCGACTACGTGAACCACATCGACAAGTGGGGCTTCACGGTCCCCTTCGTCTGCGGCGCCACGAATCTCGGGGAGGCGCTGCGGCGGATCACCGAGGGGGCCGCGATGATCCGCTCGAAGGGCGAGGCCGGCACGGGCGACGTCTCGGAGGCGACGAAGCACATCCGCACGATCACGGCGGAGATCAACCGCCTGCGATCCATGACCAAGGACGAGCTGTACGTCGCCGCGAAGGATCTGCAGGCGCCCTACGAGCTCGTCGCCGAGGTCGCCGAGACGGGCACGCTGCCCGTCGTGCTCTTCACCGCGGGCGGTGTCGCCACTCCCGCGGATGCCGCGATGATGATGCAGCTCGGCGCCGACGGTGTGTTCGTCGGCTCGGGGATCTTCAAGTCGGGCAACCCGGCGCAGCGCGCGGCCGCCGTCGTGAAGGCGACGACCTTCTTCGACGACCCGAAGGTCATCGCCGACGTCTCGCGCGGGCTCGGCGAGGCGATGGTCGGCATCAACGTGGCCGACCTGCCGGCGCCGCACCGGCTCGCCGAGCGCGGCTGGTAG
- the pdxT gene encoding pyridoxal 5'-phosphate synthase glutaminase subunit PdxT, translated as MASSPRVGVLALQGDVREHARVLADLGADVVLVRRPAELAGVDGLVLPGGESSVIDKLSRAFGMRDPIRDAIAGGMPVFGTCAGLILLADRILDGIPGQESFGGLDITVRRNAFGGQVESFETDLDVPVLGAPAVRAAFIRAPVVEESGPDVEVLAALADDRIVAVRRGPVMGTSFHPETAGETRFHALFLESVRTRA; from the coding sequence GTGGCGTCGTCCCCGCGCGTGGGGGTACTCGCCCTCCAGGGTGACGTGCGCGAGCACGCGCGTGTGCTCGCCGACCTCGGTGCGGACGTCGTGCTCGTGCGTCGGCCCGCGGAACTCGCGGGAGTGGACGGCCTCGTGCTCCCTGGCGGCGAGTCGAGCGTCATCGACAAACTGTCGCGGGCGTTCGGCATGCGGGATCCGATCCGCGACGCGATCGCCGGGGGGATGCCGGTGTTCGGCACCTGCGCGGGCCTGATCCTGCTCGCCGATCGCATTCTCGACGGCATCCCGGGCCAGGAGAGCTTCGGGGGACTCGACATCACCGTGCGGCGCAACGCCTTCGGCGGACAGGTGGAGTCGTTCGAGACCGACCTGGATGTCCCCGTGCTGGGGGCTCCCGCCGTGCGGGCCGCGTTCATCCGCGCCCCCGTCGTGGAGGAGAGCGGGCCGGATGTCGAGGTGCTCGCGGCCCTCGCCGACGACCGCATCGTCGCCGTGCGCCGCGGACCGGTCATGGGCACGAGCTTCCACCCCGAGACCGCCGGCGAGACCCGCTTCCACGCCCTGTTCCTGGAGTCGGTGCGCACGCGCGCGTGA
- a CDS encoding DUF1697 domain-containing protein: MTEWVVLLRGVNVGGVTVRSAELRDLLAGLGFAGARTYLASGNARVASDLDAAALRSLLESALSERFGYDAKVLVAPLADVDRVVRAFPFDETDGTRQPWVIFCADGETRDELTDAAASLDPDVDPVRAGPGVVYWHPEKGRSTDTSFAKVVARATYRARTTNRNLRTLRRILG, translated from the coding sequence ATGACCGAGTGGGTGGTGCTGCTTCGCGGCGTGAACGTCGGCGGCGTCACGGTGCGCTCCGCCGAGCTGCGCGACCTGCTCGCCGGCCTCGGGTTCGCCGGGGCGAGAACGTACCTGGCCAGCGGCAACGCGAGGGTCGCGAGCGATCTCGACGCGGCCGCCCTCCGCAGCCTCCTCGAGTCGGCCCTCTCCGAGCGCTTCGGCTACGACGCGAAGGTGCTCGTCGCCCCGCTCGCGGACGTCGACCGCGTCGTGCGCGCGTTCCCGTTCGACGAGACCGACGGGACGCGTCAGCCCTGGGTGATCTTCTGCGCGGACGGAGAGACACGCGACGAGCTGACGGATGCCGCGGCATCCCTCGACCCGGATGTGGATCCCGTGCGTGCCGGGCCGGGCGTCGTGTACTGGCATCCCGAGAAGGGACGCTCCACCGACACGTCCTTCGCGAAGGTCGTCGCCCGCGCGACGTACCGCGCGCGCACGACGAACCGGAACCTCCGGACGCTCCGGCGCATCCTCGGCTGA
- a CDS encoding YebC/PmpR family DNA-binding transcriptional regulator, with protein sequence MSGHSKWATTKHKKAVIDARRAKSFAKLIKNIEVAAKLGGADLSGNPTLYDAVQKAKKTSVPNDNIDRAIKRGAGISGESVEYQTIMYEGYGPNGVALLIECLTDNKNRAAAEVRTALTRNGGTLADPGSVSYNFSRKGVIVVSGEGTSEDDVMLAALEAGAEEVEPHSQGFEVVTDASHLVAVRTALQDAGLDYESADVEFVPSLKVEVDADTARKVFRLIDALEDSDDVQNVFSNFDLTADVQAELESDGDED encoded by the coding sequence ATGTCCGGGCATTCCAAGTGGGCGACGACGAAGCACAAGAAGGCCGTCATCGACGCGCGCCGCGCGAAGTCGTTCGCCAAGCTCATCAAGAACATCGAGGTCGCGGCCAAGCTGGGCGGCGCCGACCTGTCGGGCAACCCGACCCTGTACGACGCCGTGCAGAAGGCCAAGAAGACCTCGGTCCCCAACGACAACATCGATCGCGCCATCAAGCGCGGCGCGGGCATCTCCGGCGAGTCGGTCGAGTACCAGACGATCATGTACGAGGGCTACGGCCCGAACGGTGTCGCGCTGCTCATCGAGTGCCTCACCGACAACAAGAACCGCGCGGCGGCGGAGGTGCGCACGGCGCTCACGCGCAACGGCGGCACCCTCGCCGACCCCGGCTCGGTGTCCTACAACTTCTCTCGCAAGGGCGTCATCGTCGTCTCGGGCGAGGGCACCTCCGAGGACGACGTCATGCTCGCGGCGCTCGAGGCGGGAGCCGAGGAGGTCGAGCCCCACTCGCAGGGCTTCGAGGTCGTCACGGACGCGTCCCACCTCGTGGCGGTGCGCACCGCGCTGCAGGACGCGGGCCTCGACTACGAGTCCGCCGACGTCGAATTCGTGCCGAGCCTGAAGGTGGAGGTGGACGCCGACACCGCCCGCAAGGTGTTCCGCCTGATCGACGCGCTCGAGGACAGCGACGACGTGCAGAACGTGTTCAGCAACTTCGACCTCACCGCCGACGTGCAGGCGGAGCTCGAAAGCGACGGCGACGAGGACTGA
- the ruvC gene encoding crossover junction endodeoxyribonuclease RuvC — MATPLRVLGIDPGLTRCGVGVVDVAPNRTATLVHVGVIRSSPDAPASVRLAAIAAGLREVLDEHRPHVVAVERVFAQHNTRTVMGTAQVSGVALLLAAERGLPAETHTPTEVKAAITGYGAADKRQVQTMVARVLRLDALPRPADAADALALALCHAWRGSAPSAASPAGAATPAQKAWADAERLARSGR; from the coding sequence GTGGCCACCCCCCTGCGCGTCCTGGGCATCGACCCGGGCCTGACCCGGTGCGGCGTCGGCGTCGTGGATGTCGCGCCGAACCGCACGGCGACGCTCGTGCACGTCGGGGTGATCCGCTCGTCGCCGGATGCCCCGGCATCCGTTCGGCTCGCCGCGATCGCCGCGGGGCTGCGCGAAGTGCTCGACGAGCACCGGCCGCACGTCGTCGCGGTGGAGCGCGTGTTCGCGCAGCACAACACCCGCACGGTCATGGGCACGGCCCAGGTGAGCGGGGTGGCGCTGCTGCTGGCCGCAGAGCGCGGGCTGCCGGCCGAGACCCACACCCCGACCGAGGTGAAGGCGGCCATCACCGGCTACGGCGCGGCCGACAAGCGCCAGGTGCAGACGATGGTTGCGCGCGTCCTGCGGCTGGACGCGCTCCCGCGCCCCGCGGATGCCGCGGACGCCCTCGCGCTGGCGCTGTGCCACGCCTGGCGCGGCAGTGCCCCGTCGGCGGCGTCGCCGGCCGGTGCCGCGACGCCCGCGCAGAAGGCGTGGGCGGATGCCGAGCGCCTCGCCCGCAGCGGCCGCTGA
- the ruvA gene encoding Holliday junction branch migration protein RuvA, with protein sequence MISSLRGTVLHAAVDAVIVEVGGVGFHVAVPVDLARGARSGETLALHTHLVVREDALALFGFATREELEVFVQLLQVTGVGPKSALGVLSHLSVDQIAAAVADDDDAPFRKVSGIGPKTAKLIVVQLAGKLAPPARAAAAAPTRDAAADVLAQVTQALVGLGYPEKVAAETVTMTAESADDATRAHTQALLRLTLAALGPARQGGTRG encoded by the coding sequence ATGATCTCCTCCCTGCGCGGCACCGTGCTGCACGCCGCCGTCGATGCGGTCATCGTCGAGGTCGGCGGCGTCGGCTTCCACGTCGCCGTCCCCGTCGATCTCGCCCGCGGCGCCCGGTCCGGCGAGACCCTCGCGCTCCACACGCACCTCGTCGTGCGTGAAGACGCCCTCGCGTTGTTCGGCTTCGCCACGCGCGAGGAGCTCGAGGTGTTCGTGCAGCTGCTGCAGGTCACCGGCGTGGGTCCGAAGTCCGCGCTCGGGGTGCTGTCGCACCTGAGCGTCGACCAGATCGCGGCCGCCGTCGCCGACGACGACGACGCCCCCTTCCGCAAGGTGTCGGGGATCGGCCCCAAGACCGCCAAGCTCATCGTCGTGCAGCTCGCCGGAAAGCTCGCGCCGCCGGCCCGTGCCGCCGCGGCCGCCCCCACGAGGGATGCTGCCGCGGACGTCCTCGCTCAGGTCACGCAGGCCCTCGTCGGGCTCGGCTACCCGGAGAAGGTGGCGGCCGAGACCGTCACGATGACCGCAGAGTCCGCCGACGACGCGACACGCGCGCACACGCAGGCGCTCCTGCGGCTGACGCTCGCCGCGCTCGGCCCCGCGCGCCAAGGAGGCACTCGTGGCTGA